A section of the Malania oleifera isolate guangnan ecotype guangnan chromosome 2, ASM2987363v1, whole genome shotgun sequence genome encodes:
- the LOC131148232 gene encoding early nodulin-like protein 3, which produces MENSHRSLIFLLLMLMGFLQTSSQAHKFLVGGKNGWVPQPPETYNHWAERMRFQVNDSLIFKYKKGSDSVLIVTQEDYNNCNTTKPIKALKDGTSVVKLNRSGPFFFISGNACGCDRGHEKLVVVVMAVRNRTHVPSPAPPVAPPTSWSPPAHPPKPVPPKPAPPTAQPPVDNAPVMAPRAVPSPSPSPADGLPGPNEGPSNMGAPTPPRSSVMSSAPVACGDSVEWALGMGVGVSLVLGSFFGLF; this is translated from the exons ATGGAGAACTCCCATAGATCTCTCATCTTCCTGCTTCTTATGTTGATGGGTTTCTTGCAAACCTCATCTCAGGCTCATAAATTCCTCGTTGGTGGAAAAAATGGCTGGGTGCCCCAGCCTCCCGAGACCTATAATCACTGGGCTGAAAGAATGAGGTTTCAAGTCAATGATAGCCTCA TTTTCAAGTACAAGAAAGGGTCTGACTCCGTCCTCATCGTTACTCAAGAAGATTACAACAACTGCAACACCACAAAACCCATAAAAGCTCTGAAAGACGGAACCTCTGTGGTGAAGTTGAACAGGTCGGGCCCCTTCTTCTTCATCAGTGGCAATGCCTGCGGATGCGACCGAGGTCATGAGAAGCTCGTCGTTGTTGTTATGGCCGTAAGGAATCGCACCCATGTCCCATCTCCGGCCCCGCCAGTTGCACCGCCGACTTCTTGGTCCCCGCCGGCCCATCCTCCCAAGCCAGTTCCACCAAAGCCTGCGCCTCCAACGGCGCAGCCCCCAGTGGACAATGCGCCGGTGATGGCTCCGAGGGCGGTGCcttctccctctccttctccgGCCGATGGTTTGCCGGGGCCCAATGAGGGTCCGTCGAACATGGGTGCTCCGACTCCGCCGAGGTCTAGCGTTATGTCTTCTGCACCGGTGGCATGTGGGGACTCGGTGGAGTGGGCTTTGGGTATGGGGGTTGGGGTGAGCTTAGTTTTGGGGAGCTTCTTTGgattgttttaa